A single region of the Silene latifolia isolate original U9 population chromosome 8, ASM4854445v1, whole genome shotgun sequence genome encodes:
- the LOC141596965 gene encoding serine/threonine-protein kinase ATG1a — translation MEFNEESMNCRVVGDYVIGPRIGSGSFAVVWKSKHRHLGTEFAIKEIDKKHLNDNLLKEIQILRNVNHPNIIRLFDAIETEERIFLVLEYCDGGDLGEYIHRHGRVSEDVAKHFMKQLAAGLRVLRENHLIHRDLKPQNLLLSSKEVTPMLKIGDFGFARYLTQGLADTLCGSPLYMAPEIIQNQKYDAKADLWSVGAILYQLVIGRPPFNGNSQVQLFQNILRSTELRFPEGALQVLDPDCVELCRSLLRRNPVERLTFEEFFNHKFLTETRVSDSSSLISQVSALALTGPQRSQSQQEDKLKTADKNFNRCSSTDDEQRDLRKDHYSNFGNQDMFAVLPTILSNKVEQSVEGNPCSSSHTRVADSLDTIEREYVLVHSNFASMEILTSSLGTSLKDSSNTRPLPETREKAPEVVRGVENDPKRVMGKSSTWHAPRILWEAHELSVLHPSTRLQLLHQYLGSLSDLAQEKFDGGFILESFSVELVVLALWKEAFQICSSWLSSGKENDASSLGNESCDKAGASSSSNAQNTADFRDPASMSGWAEQGFILACDRTEKLSKYLQDGDGAAKMPDAIEIIYETALAAGKYGAADQLIGNRESASMLYSKALVLLSFVVTEAPALPLNPPFSLADDVKQRILKYIKSLETHLNHSNPSQYPSFLTK, via the exons ATGGAATTTAATGAGGAGAGTATGAATTGTCGTGTAGTTGGAGATTATGTGATCGGGCCAAGAATCGGGTCGGGTTCATTTGCAGTAGTATGGAAGTCAAAGCATCGTCATCTGGGCACTGAATTTGCCATCAAAGAGATTGATAAGAAACATCTTAATGATAATTTGTTGAAGGAGATTCAAATTCTTAGGAATGTTAATCATCCCAACATTATTCGTCTTTTTGATGCAATTGAG ACAGAGGAGAGGATATTTCTGGTGTTGGAGTATTGTGATGGTGGGGACCTTGGAGAATACATTCATAGGCATGGAAGAGTTTCAGAAGATGTTGCTAAGCACTTCATGAAGCAACTGG CTGCAGGATTACGAGTGCTGCGTGAGAATCATCTCATTCATAGAGACTTGAAACCTCAG AACTTACTGCTGTCTAGCAAGGAGGTAACTCCAATGCTTAAGATAGGTGACTTCGGCTTTGCTAG ATATCTGACCCAAGGCTTGGCTGATACACTATGTGGTTCGCCGCTGTATATGGCTCCTGAGATAATCCAGAATCAGAAATATGATGCAAAA GCTGACTTGTGGAGTGTTGGAGCAATACTGTATCAACTGGTAATAGGGAGACCACCATTCAATGGAAATAGTCAGGTTCAG CTATTTCAAAATATATTGAGGTCTACAGAGCTGCGGTTCCCTGAAGGGGCTCTGCAAGTCCTGGATCCTGACTGTGTGGAGCTTTGCAGAAGTCTTTTGCGTAGAAATCCAG TTGAACGGCTGACATTTGAAGAGTTCTTTAATCACAAGTTCTTGACAGAAACCAG GGTTTCAGATTCTTCTTCTCTTATTTCTCAAGTTTCAGCTTTGGCTCTGACTGGTCCTCAAAGGTCTCAATCACAACAGGAAGATAAACTTAAAACAGCTGACAAGAATTTCAATCGTTGTTCCTCTACGGACGATGAGCAAAGAGACTTGAGGAAGGATCATTATAGTAACTTTGGCAATCAAGATATGTTCGCAGTTTTACCGACTATTTTAAGTAACAAGGTTGAGCAATCTGTCGAGGGAAATCCATGCTCATCAAGTCACACTCGAG TTGCTGATTCATTAGATACCATTGAAAGAGAATATGTTCTTGTCCATTCAAATTTCGCGTCAATGGAGATCCTTACTTCTTCTCTGGGCACCTCTCTGAAAGATAGTTCAAATACAAGACCTTTGCCGGAGACTAGGGAGAAGGCTCCCGAAGTTGTCCGTGGTGTGGAGAATGATCCAAAGAGGGTTATGGGTAAATCAAGTACATGGCATGCACCGCGCATATTATGGGAAGCACATGAACTATCTGTACTACATCCTTCAACAAGGCTGCAGCTTCTACATCAGTACCTTGGCTCCCTTTCAGATCTTGCTCAAGAAAAG TTTGATGGAGGCTTCATCCTGGAATCATTTTCGGTTGAGTTGGTAGTTTTAGCTCTATGGAAGGAGGCTTTTCAAATTTGTAGCTCCTGGTTGTCATCAGGAAAAGAAAATGATGCAAGTTCTTTAGGAAATGAGAGTTGTGACAAGGCTGGTGCAAGTTCCTCTTCAAACGCACAGAACACTGCAGACTTCAGAGATCCGGCATCAATGTCAGGTTGGGCTGAGCAAGGTTTTATTCTTGCGTGCGATCGTACAGAAAAACTGTCAAAGTATCTGCAAGACGGTGATG GTGCAGCCAAAATGCCTGATGCCATAGAGATCATATATGAGACAGCACTAGCCGCTGGGAAATATGGAGCT GCGGATCAATTAATAGGGAACCGGGAGAGTGCGTCAATGTTATACTCGAAAGCTCTGGTATTGCTGTCATTTGTGGTCACAGAAGCTCCAGCATTGCCACTGAACCCGCCTTTCTCATTAGCGGACGACGTAAAACAAAGGATCCTCAAGTACATAAAGAGCTTAGAGACTCATCTCAATCACTCTAACCCTTCTCAGTACCCGAGCTTTTTGACCAAGTAA
- the LOC141596966 gene encoding protein CURVATURE THYLAKOID 1B, chloroplastic, with protein MATAVSSSLSLSSSSAFTEVKATARQSALASPQCVSLPTLPPPPVQSQSRISKTSAYCRKIARNVKAMATGDIPAASSAPTQVVEEESQETPELLKKVQETWDKVEDKYAVSSLAVAGTVALVASSGMISAIDKLPLVPGLLELVGIGYTGWFAYKNLIFTPDREALIKKVKDTYQNIVGSS; from the exons ATGGCCACCGCCGTGTCCAGCTCACTTTCACTCTCATCTTCCTCCGCCTTTACTGAGGTCAAGGCTACTGCTCGACAGTCAGCCTTGGCTTCTCCACAATGTGTGTCTCTCCCCACTCTCCCTCCGCCACCTGTCCAATCACAAAGCCGCATCTCAAAGACTTCTGCTTACT GTCGAAAGATTGCTAGGAATGTCAAGGCTATGGCCACAGGAGATATTCCTGCTGCATCGTCCGCTCCTACACAGGTTGTAGAGGAGGAGAGTCAGGAGACACCAGAGCTTTTGAAAAAAGTCCAAGAAACC TGGGACAAAGTTGAGGACAAATATGCAGTGAGTTCACTAGCTGTAGCTGGAACTGTTGCACTCGTCGCTTCTTCTGGCATGATCTCT GCGATTGACAAGCTTCCGTTGGTCCCTGGTTTACTTGAGCTAGTAGGGATTGGTTACACCGGG TGGTTTGCATACAAGAATCTGATTTTCACACCAGACAG AGAGGCCTTGATAAAGAAAGTGAAGGACACCTACCAGAATATTGTTGGAAGCAGTTGA